The region TCGACGCCTAAGTTCAAACTCATGGAAACACCCGTACTACCTCCATCAACAACAAGCCCTGGAATGAGCCTGCGGGCCGTATGGCTTCATTTGCGAGTGCCCTTCTCGTTTTTTCTGATGCCCGTTTTCTGGTTTGCCCTCAGCCAGTCGGCTCATCCTGATGCGGGTCGGACGTGGGCTGTGTTTCTCATCATACACCTGCTGCTTTACCCGGCGAGCCATGCCTACAACAGTTACTATGACAAGGATACCGAAAGTATTGGTCTGCTGGCCACACCGCCCCCCGTCGACCGGACATTGTTGTGGGTCGCCTGGGGGCTCGATGCGGTGGCTCTGCTGCACGGTCTTTGGGTAGGCTGGCCCTTTGTGGCGTATCTACTTGTCTATGGGTTCATCTCCAAAGCCTACAGCCATGACCGAATGCGGCTGAAGAAATACCCGGTCTTAAGCTGGTTGATCGTTGGCCTTTGCCAGGGCGGACTAACGTTTCTGGCGACGTATCAGGCCATCAATCAAGTGCCGATTAGCCATTTACTCAACACCAACTTAATGCTGGCGGCTAGTCTTTGTTCGCTGAACATTCTGGCTATTTACCCCATTACGCAGGTTTACCAACATGCCGAAGATAGCCGACGGGGTGACCTGACCATGAGTCGGTGGTTGGGCATAAGGGGGACGTTTGGGTGTACAGGCCTGATTTTCACCCTGGCAACGGCGGGTTTTTACGTCTTTTATCGGGGACAAGCACCGTTCTATGGCTTACAGATTTGCCTGTTACCCGCCACCCTATTTTTTGTGATCTGGTACAGTCACGTCCATCGGGATGCACGGCTGGCCAATTATACATCGGCTATGCGCATGACCTTGCTGGCAGGTATTGGGTTGAATCTCTTTTTTATCGTCCAATGGCTGTTCAAATGAACCTACAAACACGCTCTACCCGCAAAGAACTACTCGATGACGACACCATTCCCTTTGCGGATATTAGCCGAAACATGCAGGAGTTAGATCGGGTAAACCATTGGTTAGGCGGTCATAGCACCACCCTGAAGGGATTTAAAACCCTGCTGGGCGACCGGAAACAGGTACATGTCTGTGAAATTGGGTCGGGAGGTGGCGACAACCTTCTGGTTTTGTTAACCTGGTGTAAGCAGCATTCCATCGACGTTCACCTTACTGGCATCGATTTCAACCCGCACTGCATCGCCTTTGCCCGTACCCGTACCCTGCTCGGCCAGAATCGGCTCGGCCCGAATGGGCTCGACCCAGCCACGACCTGGATAACCAGCGACTACCGGGATGTCAATTTTGACACGCCACCCGACATTATTTTCTCCAGTCTATTCTGTCATCATTTTACCGACGACGAATTGGTGGACCAGCTAGGATGGATGCATCGGACGGCCCGAATTGGTTTTTTCATCAATGACCTCCACCGGCATCCGTTCG is a window of Spirosoma linguale DSM 74 DNA encoding:
- a CDS encoding UbiA prenyltransferase (PFAM: UbiA prenyltransferase~KEGG: dol:Dole_2097 UbiA prenyltransferase) yields the protein MSLRAVWLHLRVPFSFFLMPVFWFALSQSAHPDAGRTWAVFLIIHLLLYPASHAYNSYYDKDTESIGLLATPPPVDRTLLWVAWGLDAVALLHGLWVGWPFVAYLLVYGFISKAYSHDRMRLKKYPVLSWLIVGLCQGGLTFLATYQAINQVPISHLLNTNLMLAASLCSLNILAIYPITQVYQHAEDSRRGDLTMSRWLGIRGTFGCTGLIFTLATAGFYVFYRGQAPFYGLQICLLPATLFFVIWYSHVHRDARLANYTSAMRMTLLAGIGLNLFFIVQWLFK
- a CDS encoding 3-demethylubiquinone-9 3-O-methyltransferase (KEGG: scl:sce2183 3-demethylubiquinone-9 3-O- methyltransferase); amino-acid sequence: MNLQTRSTRKELLDDDTIPFADISRNMQELDRVNHWLGGHSTTLKGFKTLLGDRKQVHVCEIGSGGGDNLLVLLTWCKQHSIDVHLTGIDFNPHCIAFARTRTLLGQNRLGPNGLDPATTWITSDYRDVNFDTPPDIIFSSLFCHHFTDDELVDQLGWMHRTARIGFFINDLHRHPFAYYAIKWLTRLFSRSYLVKHDAPLSVARGFRKKEWQQLFTKANLDGYTIRHRWAFRHLITCKPE